In Rhizophagus irregularis chromosome 12, complete sequence, a single window of DNA contains:
- a CDS encoding Nuclear transport factor 2 produces MADLNTLASQFVQYYYQVFQSDRSNLKPLYRDDSMLTFEGAPFKGVNDIIGKLTSLPFQQVAHRIATLDAQPSINNGIIVMVTGELLIDQETNATRFSQAFQLIPDSGNYWVLNDVFRLNYG; encoded by the exons ATGGCTGACCTTAATACACTTGCAAGCCAATTCGTTCAATATTATTACCAAGTGTTTCAATCCGACAGAAGTAATCTTAAGCCACTTTAT CGTGACGATTCTATGCTAACTTTCGAAGGTGCTCCATTTAAAGGAGTGAATGATATTATCGGAAAattgact TCTTTGCCATTTCAGCAAGTGGCACACCGTATTGCTACTTTAGATGCTCAGCCAAGTATTAATAATGGAATAATTGTGATGGTCACTGGCGAATTGCTG ATTGACCAGGAAACCAACGCAACAAGATTTTCACAAGCTTTTCAACTTATTCCCGATAGTGGTAACTATTGGGTACTTAATGATGTTTTCCGGTTAAACTAtggttaa
- a CDS encoding bifunctional choline kinase/ethanolamine kinase cki1 variant 2, producing the protein MANSSHSLHSSNVVGVHYRVGKKIGEGSFGVIFEGTNLLNNQQVAIKFEPRKSDAPQLRDEYRTYKILAGSAGIPSVYYFGQEGLHNILVIDLLGPSLEDLFDMCGRKFSTKTVVMVAKQMLTRVQTIHEKNLIYRDIKPDNFLIGRPGTKSANIVHVVDFGMAKQYRDPKTKQHIPYRERKSLSGTARYMSINTHLGREQSRRDDLEALGHVFMYFLRGGLPWQGLKAATNKQKYEKIGEKKQSTPIKDLCEGFPEEFGIYLNYVRKLGFEENPDYDFLRELFTKVLKNSNEVEDGVYDWMLLNGGKGWEASSQYSSNAGIHQSSHLHHHHGSSDPRLVRSSLHRGPSMNRSHQTPPSPALPHPSTKAQRGTGKKHNSTNMHAGIDDLNNPYSGRAGMNGGNGGNNAGVQGNNGADSNSHRRRGIWQKFIGVITCS; encoded by the exons ATGGCTAATAGTTCACATAGTCTACACTCGTCAAATGTTGTGGGTGTGCACTATAGagttggaaaaaaaatcggaGAGGGGAGCTTTGGTGTCATCTTTgaag gaacaaatttgttaaataaccaACAAGTTGCCATAAAATTC GAACCACGAAAAAGTGATGCACCTCAACTTCGAGATGAATATCGTACATACAAAATTTTAGCTGGATCAG CGGGTATACCCAGCGTATATTATTTTGGTCAAGAGGGTTTACATAATATACTGGTAATTGACCTTCTTGGGCCTAGTCTGgaagatttatttgatatgTGTGGTAGAAAATTCAGTACTAAGACAGTTGTAATGGTAGCCAAGCAAATG ctcACACGAGTGCAAACCATTCACGAAAAGAATCTTATCTACCGAGATATTAAACctgataattttttgattggtCGTCCAGGAACGAAAAGTGCAAATATAGTTCACGTTGTCGACTTCGGTATGGCAAAGCAATATCGTGATCCAAAAACAAAACAACATATTCCATATCGAGAAAGGAAAAGTTTAAGCGGCACAGCTAGATATATGAGTATTAATACGCATTTGGGAAgag AACAATCAAGACGGGATGATTTAGAAGCTCTTGGCCACGTCTTTATGTACTTTTTAAGAGGAGGACTACCTTGGCAAGGACTGAAGGCAGCTaccaataaacaaaaatatgaaaaaattggtGAAAAGAAACAATCAACACCGATTAAAGATTTATGTGAAGGTTTTCCAG AGGAATTTGGAATTTATCTCAATTATGTTCGTAAATTGGGTTTTGAAGAAAATCCGGATTATGATTTTCTGAGGGAACTTTTTACCaaagtattgaaaaattcGAATGAAGTAGAAGATGGAGTGTACGATTGGATGTTGTTGAACGGTGGTAAAGGTTGGGAAGCAAGCTCG CAATATAGTTCGAACGCTGGCATTCATCAATCTTCccatcttcatcatcatcatggCTCATCTGATCCACGGCTTGTGCGTTCATCACTCCACCGTGGTCCATCTATGAACCGAAGCCATCAAACCCCACCATCACCTGCCTTGCCTCATCCCAGTACAAAAGCACAGAGAGGGACAGGAAAAAAACATAATAGTACAAATATGCATGCTGGAATAGATGACTTGAATAACCCATACTCAGGCCGTGCCGGTATGAATGGTGGTAATGGCGGAAATAACGCAGGCGTTCAGGGGAACAATGGTGCGGATTCGAATTCCCACAGAAGACGAGGAATTTGGCAAAAATTTATCGGCGTTATTACATGTA GTTGA
- a CDS encoding bifunctional choline kinase/ethanolamine kinase cki1, whose product MAANHHHHMSNSMANSSHSLHSSNVVGVHYRVGKKIGEGSFGVIFEGTNLLNNQQVAIKFEPRKSDAPQLRDEYRTYKILAGSAGIPSVYYFGQEGLHNILVIDLLGPSLEDLFDMCGRKFSTKTVVMVAKQMLTRVQTIHEKNLIYRDIKPDNFLIGRPGTKSANIVHVVDFGMAKQYRDPKTKQHIPYRERKSLSGTARYMSINTHLGREQSRRDDLEALGHVFMYFLRGGLPWQGLKAATNKQKYEKIGEKKQSTPIKDLCEGFPEEFGIYLNYVRKLGFEENPDYDFLRELFTKVLKNSNEVEDGVYDWMLLNGGKGWEASSQYSSNAGIHQSSHLHHHHGSSDPRLVRSSLHRGPSMNRSHQTPPSPALPHPSTKAQRGTGKKHNSTNMHAGIDDLNNPYSGRAGMNGGNGGNNAGVQGNNGADSNSHRRRGIWQKFIGVITCS is encoded by the exons ATGGCAGCGAATCATCACCACCATATGTCAAATAGTATGGCTAATAGTTCACATAGTCTACACTCGTCAAATGTTGTGGGTGTGCACTATAGagttggaaaaaaaatcggaGAGGGGAGCTTTGGTGTCATCTTTgaag gaacaaatttgttaaataaccaACAAGTTGCCATAAAATTC GAACCACGAAAAAGTGATGCACCTCAACTTCGAGATGAATATCGTACATACAAAATTTTAGCTGGATCAG CGGGTATACCCAGCGTATATTATTTTGGTCAAGAGGGTTTACATAATATACTGGTAATTGACCTTCTTGGGCCTAGTCTGgaagatttatttgatatgTGTGGTAGAAAATTCAGTACTAAGACAGTTGTAATGGTAGCCAAGCAAATG ctcACACGAGTGCAAACCATTCACGAAAAGAATCTTATCTACCGAGATATTAAACctgataattttttgattggtCGTCCAGGAACGAAAAGTGCAAATATAGTTCACGTTGTCGACTTCGGTATGGCAAAGCAATATCGTGATCCAAAAACAAAACAACATATTCCATATCGAGAAAGGAAAAGTTTAAGCGGCACAGCTAGATATATGAGTATTAATACGCATTTGGGAAgag AACAATCAAGACGGGATGATTTAGAAGCTCTTGGCCACGTCTTTATGTACTTTTTAAGAGGAGGACTACCTTGGCAAGGACTGAAGGCAGCTaccaataaacaaaaatatgaaaaaattggtGAAAAGAAACAATCAACACCGATTAAAGATTTATGTGAAGGTTTTCCAG AGGAATTTGGAATTTATCTCAATTATGTTCGTAAATTGGGTTTTGAAGAAAATCCGGATTATGATTTTCTGAGGGAACTTTTTACCaaagtattgaaaaattcGAATGAAGTAGAAGATGGAGTGTACGATTGGATGTTGTTGAACGGTGGTAAAGGTTGGGAAGCAAGCTCG CAATATAGTTCGAACGCTGGCATTCATCAATCTTCccatcttcatcatcatcatggCTCATCTGATCCACGGCTTGTGCGTTCATCACTCCACCGTGGTCCATCTATGAACCGAAGCCATCAAACCCCACCATCACCTGCCTTGCCTCATCCCAGTACAAAAGCACAGAGAGGGACAGGAAAAAAACATAATAGTACAAATATGCATGCTGGAATAGATGACTTGAATAACCCATACTCAGGCCGTGCCGGTATGAATGGTGGTAATGGCGGAAATAACGCAGGCGTTCAGGGGAACAATGGTGCGGATTCGAATTCCCACAGAAGACGAGGAATTTGGCAAAAATTTATCGGCGTTATTACATGTA GTTGA
- a CDS encoding bifunctional choline kinase/ethanolamine kinase cki1 variant 3 yields the protein MSNSMANSSHSLHSSNVVGVHYRVGKKIGEGSFGVIFEGTNLLNNQQVAIKFEPRKSDAPQLRDEYRTYKILAGSAGIPSVYYFGQEGLHNILVIDLLGPSLEDLFDMCGRKFSTKTVVMVAKQMLTRVQTIHEKNLIYRDIKPDNFLIGRPGTKSANIVHVVDFGMAKQYRDPKTKQHIPYRERKSLSGTARYMSINTHLGREQSRRDDLEALGHVFMYFLRGGLPWQGLKAATNKQKYEKIGEKKQSTPIKDLCEGFPEEFGIYLNYVRKLGFEENPDYDFLRELFTKVLKNSNEVEDGVYDWMLLNGGKGWEASSRKDDNTHKVETNTRLALHGTSSQQYSSNAGIHQSSHLHHHHGSSDPRLVRSSLHRGPSMNRSHQTPPSPALPHPSTKAQRGTGKKHNSTNMHAGIDDLNNPYSGRAGMNGGNGGNNAGVQGNNGADSNSHRRRGIWQKFIGVITCIVRGGK from the exons ATGTCAAATAGTATGGCTAATAGTTCACATAGTCTACACTCGTCAAATGTTGTGGGTGTGCACTATAGagttggaaaaaaaatcggaGAGGGGAGCTTTGGTGTCATCTTTgaag gaacaaatttgttaaataaccaACAAGTTGCCATAAAATTC GAACCACGAAAAAGTGATGCACCTCAACTTCGAGATGAATATCGTACATACAAAATTTTAGCTGGATCAG CGGGTATACCCAGCGTATATTATTTTGGTCAAGAGGGTTTACATAATATACTGGTAATTGACCTTCTTGGGCCTAGTCTGgaagatttatttgatatgTGTGGTAGAAAATTCAGTACTAAGACAGTTGTAATGGTAGCCAAGCAAATG ctcACACGAGTGCAAACCATTCACGAAAAGAATCTTATCTACCGAGATATTAAACctgataattttttgattggtCGTCCAGGAACGAAAAGTGCAAATATAGTTCACGTTGTCGACTTCGGTATGGCAAAGCAATATCGTGATCCAAAAACAAAACAACATATTCCATATCGAGAAAGGAAAAGTTTAAGCGGCACAGCTAGATATATGAGTATTAATACGCATTTGGGAAgag AACAATCAAGACGGGATGATTTAGAAGCTCTTGGCCACGTCTTTATGTACTTTTTAAGAGGAGGACTACCTTGGCAAGGACTGAAGGCAGCTaccaataaacaaaaatatgaaaaaattggtGAAAAGAAACAATCAACACCGATTAAAGATTTATGTGAAGGTTTTCCAG AGGAATTTGGAATTTATCTCAATTATGTTCGTAAATTGGGTTTTGAAGAAAATCCGGATTATGATTTTCTGAGGGAACTTTTTACCaaagtattgaaaaattcGAATGAAGTAGAAGATGGAGTGTACGATTGGATGTTGTTGAACGGTGGTAAAGGTTGGGAAGCAAGCTCG CGGAAAGATGACAATACACACAAAGTTGAGACTAACACCCGCCTTGCACTTCACGGCACCTCCTCTCAGCAATATAGTTCGAACGCTGGCATTCATCAATCTTCccatcttcatcatcatcatggCTCATCTGATCCACGGCTTGTGCGTTCATCACTCCACCGTGGTCCATCTATGAACCGAAGCCATCAAACCCCACCATCACCTGCCTTGCCTCATCCCAGTACAAAAGCACAGAGAGGGACAGGAAAAAAACATAATAGTACAAATATGCATGCTGGAATAGATGACTTGAATAACCCATACTCAGGCCGTGCCGGTATGAATGGTGGTAATGGCGGAAATAACGCAGGCGTTCAGGGGAACAATGGTGCGGATTCGAATTCCCACAGAAGACGAGGAATTTGGCAAAAATTTATCGGCGTTATTACATGTA tcGTGAGAGGAGGAAAATAA
- a CDS encoding bifunctional choline kinase/ethanolamine kinase cki1 variant 4, whose translation MAANHHHHMSNSMANSSHSLHSSNVVGVHYRVGKKIGEGSFGVIFEGTNLLNNQQVAIKFEPRKSDAPQLRDEYRTYKILAGSAGIPSVYYFGQEGLHNILVIDLLGPSLEDLFDMCGRKFSTKTVVMVAKQMLTRVQTIHEKNLIYRDIKPDNFLIGRPGTKSANIVHVVDFGMAKQYRDPKTKQHIPYRERKSLSGTARYMSINTHLGREQSRRDDLEALGHVFMYFLRGGLPWQGLKAATNKQKYEKIGEKKQSTPIKDLCEGFPEEFGIYLNYVRKLGFEENPDYDFLRELFTKVLKNSNEVEDGVYDWMLLNGGKGWEASSVRTIFYF comes from the exons ATGGCAGCGAATCATCACCACCATATGTCAAATAGTATGGCTAATAGTTCACATAGTCTACACTCGTCAAATGTTGTGGGTGTGCACTATAGagttggaaaaaaaatcggaGAGGGGAGCTTTGGTGTCATCTTTgaag gaacaaatttgttaaataaccaACAAGTTGCCATAAAATTC GAACCACGAAAAAGTGATGCACCTCAACTTCGAGATGAATATCGTACATACAAAATTTTAGCTGGATCAG CGGGTATACCCAGCGTATATTATTTTGGTCAAGAGGGTTTACATAATATACTGGTAATTGACCTTCTTGGGCCTAGTCTGgaagatttatttgatatgTGTGGTAGAAAATTCAGTACTAAGACAGTTGTAATGGTAGCCAAGCAAATG ctcACACGAGTGCAAACCATTCACGAAAAGAATCTTATCTACCGAGATATTAAACctgataattttttgattggtCGTCCAGGAACGAAAAGTGCAAATATAGTTCACGTTGTCGACTTCGGTATGGCAAAGCAATATCGTGATCCAAAAACAAAACAACATATTCCATATCGAGAAAGGAAAAGTTTAAGCGGCACAGCTAGATATATGAGTATTAATACGCATTTGGGAAgag AACAATCAAGACGGGATGATTTAGAAGCTCTTGGCCACGTCTTTATGTACTTTTTAAGAGGAGGACTACCTTGGCAAGGACTGAAGGCAGCTaccaataaacaaaaatatgaaaaaattggtGAAAAGAAACAATCAACACCGATTAAAGATTTATGTGAAGGTTTTCCAG AGGAATTTGGAATTTATCTCAATTATGTTCGTAAATTGGGTTTTGAAGAAAATCCGGATTATGATTTTCTGAGGGAACTTTTTACCaaagtattgaaaaattcGAATGAAGTAGAAGATGGAGTGTACGATTGGATGTTGTTGAACGGTGGTAAAGGTTGGGAAGCAAGCTCGGTAAGAacgattttttatttctag